TAATTTATTAATCTTTCCATTTTTATTTCTATAATAAAGGCTTTTATTAGACAGCTCCTGCTTAAAACCTATCCAATAATCTCTTTCATATAGCGGATCGGTAAAATACATTCCTCCAAAAACGTCATTCCATACATCATTAGGACCATTTAATCTTTTCCCTTCAAAATCTTTGAATAAAATTTCTACTTTTTTATCTTTTGAGATCTTCCACATCTCTCCGTTATCATCTGAACAGGTAATCAGGAAGCCGTCTTTATCAAAATGAGTTCCGTTTGCCCTTCCTGTTTTGCCTAAAAATTCTATAATCTGATTGCTTCTCCAGTCCCAGTAATAGATCTTATCGTTAGGCTGATCGGTAAAATATACATTCCCTTCTTTATCGGTTGATGGGCCTTCTGTAAAGCTAAACTTGTCAGAAACCATTTGTGGTTTTGAACCTTCATAAAACATTTTACTACTATTTACTGATTGACAGTTTACCAATGCGAAAACCAAACCAATCAGACCTATTTTACTGATATTCTTCATACTTCATTTTTAGACCTGCAATTTACAACATGCTTTATCAGTTTCAAAAATATTTTCTCATTTTGATGCATTGTATTCCAAAACATATAATGTCCCAATTGTCCTATTTTTGAAGTAGATCATATTAGTAGTTGAAGGATATAATTCAGAGCTTTGCAGTAGAGGAATCGATACCGTTTTATCTATAGAAGTTCAGTTTGAAAACAGGTATTGTTCCGGATGAAAAATATTACCAAAATACTTTTATAGCATACGATAATGAGCGCAGAGTCCAACAACATCAAATCCCTGGAAATTGAAAATGAAGATTTTAGAAATTCGGTAGGAACAATGGATGAAACCGGAAAAAGAAAATGGATCTTCCCCCGAAAACCAAAAGGAAAATATACCAATTACAGGAACTATACAAGCTATGCTTTACTTACCCTTTTCTTTGGATTGCCTTTTATGAAGATCAATAACAATCCTTTCTTCCTATTTAATGTTATTGATAGAAAGTTCTTTATTATTGGGCAGCCATTTTATCTTCAGGACTTTTTCATTCTTGCCCTGGGAGCGGTTACCTCTGTGATCTTCGTCATGTTATTTACTGTAGTTTTCGGAAGAATATTCTGTGGCTGGCTTTGTCCGCAAACCTTATTTATGGAAATGGTATTCCGTAAAATAGAATACTGGATTGAAGGAGACCGGAACAAACAAATGAAGCTCGACAGACAGGAATGGGATGCTGAAAAGATCAGAAAAAGAGTTACGAAATGGTCTGTATTTATTTTGATTTCAATGGTCATTTCTACTTTTATGTTCATGTATATCGTAGGTTACGAACAGGTCTTTCAGATTATGATTGAAGGGCCGGCAGAACATCCTTTAAAGTTTATCACAATGATTTTTTTCACGATGACTTTTTACTTTGTTTTTGCATGGCTTCGTGAGCAGGTATGTACTCTGGTTTGTCCTTACGGAAGACTTCAGGGAGTTTTAATTGATAAACAGACCATCAACGTATATTACGATTTTAAAAGAGGGGAAGGCCGTTCAAAATGGAGAAATAATGAAGATAGAAAAGCGGCTGGTAAAGGAGATTGTATAGATTGTAATCAATGCGTTGTAGTCTGTCCTACGGGAATTGACATTAGACACGGGCAGCAATTGGAATGTGTCAACTGTACGGCATGTATTGATGCCTGCGATGAAGTAATGGATAAAGTGGGCTTGCCTAAAGGATTGATCCGTTATGCTACTGAATCTGAAATTGAAAATCGTGAGAAATTCAAATTTACGTCAAGAATGAAGGCTACCACTGTTATTTTAGCCCTATTGATCGGATTTCTTGGCTTTTTAATGTATGATCGTGGATCTATGGAAGCAAAGTTTATTAAACCAGCGGGCTCTACGTTCTTTATCAAAGAGGGTAAAATCACCAATACTTTCATTTATACACTTCTGAATAAATCAAATGAGAAAAAGATTCTAACCATTAAAGTAGTCAGTCCTGAGGATGCTGAAATCACTTATTTCGGATCTGAAAAAATCATTTTGAAGGGTGACCAGATCTTAAAAGGAAATATCAACATATCCTTCCCTGAAGACAAAATCAAATTCTCTAAACAAAATATGGTCATTGGGGTTTTTGATGAAGAAGGAAAACTGGTAGATTCATTTGAAACTACTTTTGAGGGACCATTTAAGCTTGCGTTATAATAGAGAGAGGTGAAGTTCGGGGTTTTTAGGTTTGAACAGGTATTATAAAACCATTCACTGATAACCATCACTATAAATTTTAAACCTTGAGCCCTGAACTTCAAACCAAATTAGGCCTTATATTTCCTCATAAACTGAGTAGGGGTCATTCCGGAACTTTTCCGGAAGACTCTTACAAAGTAAGAATATTCTTCATAGCCGAGTCTGAAAGCAATATCAACAAGGTTTTCATCGAGGTACATCAGCATTCTTTTGGCTTCAAGCACTACCCTTTCGGTAATAACTTCTGTAGCTGTTTTCTGTACGACAGCCTGTACAGTCCTATTCAGGTGCTTTGATGAAATCCCTAGTAAAGACGCATAATAAGCAATGGATTTATGTTCCGTAAAATACTGCTCTATAAGGCTTTCAAAATCCTGATAATGCTTAAAATAAGAAAGGCCGGCAGAAGAAGTCAGCGTATCAAAGTCTTTTGAAAACAAACGGGTTGAATTGATAAAAATCTGCGACATTAATGACAGGATAAGTCCATTTTTCATCAGATGGTTAGACTGCTGTTCTTTTTCCAGTTCCTTAAATAAATGAATTTTCTTTGGCAGTTCTATGGCATCCAACTGCAATTTTCTAGGAAAAGAAACTGATCCGAAGAAAGGAAAATTTCTCAGTTTCTGATTCACATAATGCATTTCATAAAATTCCTGAGAACAAAAGAAAATATATCCTTCTATATCTTCCGAAAGTTCCCAGCTGTGAATTTGTCCTGGTGATAGAAAAAAAAGGCTTCCTTCTGAAACCTCATACCGCTGAAAATCTATTTCATGAATTCCATTTCCCTGTGTAAAAAGCACAGCAGCATAAAAGTCATGTCTATGAGGTTTTTCTATATGCTGATGCCCTACAATCAAATGGTTTTTCATCGTATTAAAATAAAAATCAGAAGGATTCTTACCCTGAAAAAGATCAATATGAAGAACAGAAATTGAATTCATCCTATATTTTATAAGAAAAGGATTAATAAATGGGGGATAAAAATACTATAAATAAAACCAAGCTACAAATTACGACATAAAAAAGGACCGACTATTGCCGATCCTTTTTATACAATGTAATGATTATTATTTTATAACCAGTTTGCTGTTGTATACTCCTTTCGAAGAACTGATACTGATTACATATACTCCTTTCGGTACATTAACATTCAGTTCTTTGGTATTATTTCCTTCACTCTGATAGACTGATGAATAAATCAATCTTCCACTTGAATCAAATAAAGTGACTTTCACTTCCCCTTTTATATTCTGAGATTTGATAAAGAAATTACCGTCACTTGGGTTAGGATACACTTTAATATCATCAGCTAACAGAGAAGATACCTCTCTGGTTGCAAGGCTCTGATTCTGGGTTTCCTGAGTACATACTTCAAGCGACCATCCGGTAATAGTTCCAGCATTTCCTGCGTTATTATCTGTTGCAAAAAGCTTCCATTCTCCTTGTGCAGAATGTCCTTTAAATATACCCAAAGATTCAT
This Chryseobacterium sp. G0162 DNA region includes the following protein-coding sequences:
- the ccoG gene encoding cytochrome c oxidase accessory protein CcoG, whose translation is MSAESNNIKSLEIENEDFRNSVGTMDETGKRKWIFPRKPKGKYTNYRNYTSYALLTLFFGLPFMKINNNPFFLFNVIDRKFFIIGQPFYLQDFFILALGAVTSVIFVMLFTVVFGRIFCGWLCPQTLFMEMVFRKIEYWIEGDRNKQMKLDRQEWDAEKIRKRVTKWSVFILISMVISTFMFMYIVGYEQVFQIMIEGPAEHPLKFITMIFFTMTFYFVFAWLREQVCTLVCPYGRLQGVLIDKQTINVYYDFKRGEGRSKWRNNEDRKAAGKGDCIDCNQCVVVCPTGIDIRHGQQLECVNCTACIDACDEVMDKVGLPKGLIRYATESEIENREKFKFTSRMKATTVILALLIGFLGFLMYDRGSMEAKFIKPAGSTFFIKEGKITNTFIYTLLNKSNEKKILTIKVVSPEDAEITYFGSEKIILKGDQILKGNINISFPEDKIKFSKQNMVIGVFDEEGKLVDSFETTFEGPFKLAL
- a CDS encoding SMP-30/gluconolactonase/LRE family protein, coding for MKNISKIGLIGLVFALVNCQSVNSSKMFYEGSKPQMVSDKFSFTEGPSTDKEGNVYFTDQPNDKIYYWDWRSNQIIEFLGKTGRANGTHFDKDGFLITCSDDNGEMWKISKDKKVEILFKDFEGKRLNGPNDVWNDVFGGMYFTDPLYERDYWIGFKQELSNKSLYYRNKNGKINKLDTFTQPNGIVGSETLKKLYLSDIDAGKTYVYDILGEGKLSEKRLFCEMGSDGMTLDKHGNLYLTGDGVHVFNREGKKIYHISIPEKWTSNVTFGGENNDVLFITASKSVYTFPMRVRGIK
- a CDS encoding AraC family transcriptional regulator, whose translation is MNSISVLHIDLFQGKNPSDFYFNTMKNHLIVGHQHIEKPHRHDFYAAVLFTQGNGIHEIDFQRYEVSEGSLFFLSPGQIHSWELSEDIEGYIFFCSQEFYEMHYVNQKLRNFPFFGSVSFPRKLQLDAIELPKKIHLFKELEKEQQSNHLMKNGLILSLMSQIFINSTRLFSKDFDTLTSSAGLSYFKHYQDFESLIEQYFTEHKSIAYYASLLGISSKHLNRTVQAVVQKTATEVITERVVLEAKRMLMYLDENLVDIAFRLGYEEYSYFVRVFRKSSGMTPTQFMRKYKA